A single region of the Ptychodera flava strain L36383 chromosome 9, AS_Pfla_20210202, whole genome shotgun sequence genome encodes:
- the LOC139139863 gene encoding transient receptor potential cation channel subfamily M member 1-like, which translates to MFCLGTRSRVDSVISVDGSEGDEQSVGYENAQLSVDEDESVMDLGAPGKDLHVADDPLRLKLFKALKNDRVESTETLMKMRGKINITTFSREYLQELYYHVIVGDRCPPWLKSLAIKLKMNVPESQRADTIVISIGDMLCRLLPEQFQNRFELGAPYMSSTEIEKANAAGYMGKRCCGNDEFHKRVYGVRDLFFWALLSDRQRLAVSIFNSGWIESDRSSLIGASLSAAKLLNKLSDMAQEFSNQHATDLNVQARRYKGIANYVMSECFEEDRKKTQQMVLKNRPQWGNESFLVISSYLEGKESESFRIVLNDLWTGKLEDSKYLTIKLFLCVVPIFGFLLKVPDVHFLNLPAKLKAYYTSPATKFMLNFLSYGFHILIFSHFLLTDFSKADHWLEISIWEKLVIIWVFGMAMEEIRQLTEFGAIGPVQILLNLVEYYISNWNSIDWIMMWTFYVGLILRFTVSVQFFYVARILYCISLILMYFRLLQCATIWEYLGPKVSMIKVMMTRDLPPFLIVFFVFFMSFGVVYHALLYPNDFLSLDLVAEVLALPYWQLYGEIQLDIVEGEADPGCTRNISIARSNPDVQRCPESEDYPWLVPILTGIYMLVSNILLLNLLIAVFNQTYSDAEQESSKIHRYNQYGLVEEYLARPILPPPLNVVELLILRPIATLFISCHWQIHKQGYRCRPHLCNLFKLLIMEKEVDPDLWERCSAGPSIFKYGQTVKEYIQMQQRELDQSAQAITTSAQREQPIGNDKLVRQMNEFHQKMKQTEEKIELLQDSIDNLEQRIVGKLLENQSQILSRMLGEYTEKQGNQLSSLTRRLSMTSQTSLVNPEQNDQILSELNDLKTSTKSAWARLTNSVKKNRRLLKDVIEENEQRKTHIPEDE; encoded by the exons ATGTTTTGCCTCGGAACTAGATCAAGAGTGGACTCCGTCATCAGCGTCGATGGCTCCGAAGGCGACGAGCAGTCTGTCGGCTATGAGAATGCGCAGCTGTCCGTGGACGAGGATGAGTCGGTAATGGACCTGGGAGCACCTGGTAAAGACCTGCATGTTGCTGAC GATCCACTGCGATTAAAATTGTTCAAAGCACTAAAGAATGACAGGGTAGAATCAACAGAGACACTCATGAAAATGAGAGGAAAAATTAATATCACCACATTTTCAAGAGAATATTTGCAAGAATTGTATTATCAC GTAATTGTTGGTGACAGATGCCCTCCGTGGTTGAAATCTCTCGCGATCAAACTAAAAATG AACGTCCCTGAATCACAGAGAGCCGATACAATAGTGATCAGCATCGGTGATATGTTATGTCGGTTATTACCAGAACAATTCCAGAATCGTTTTGAGCTAGGAGCACCCTACATGTCTTCTACAGAGATAGAAAAAGCAAACGCAG CTGGATACATGGGAAAGCGTTGTTGTGGCAACGATGAATTTCATAAGAGAGTATATGGTGTCAGAGATTTATTCTTTTGGGCGTTACTGTCCGACAGACAACGATTAGCAGTGTCCATCTTCAACAGTGGCTGGATTGAAAGTGACCGGTCTTCATTAATTG GTGCTTCACTGAGTGCTGCAAAACTTCTCAACAAATTGTCAGATATGGCACAGGAATTTTCAAATCAACATGCAACCGACCTTAACGTGCAAGCAAG GAGATACAAAGGTATTGCTAATTATGTAATGTCGGAATGTTTCGAAGAGGACCGAAAGAAAACACAACAAATGGTCCTGAAGAATCGTCCACAGTGGGGGAATGAAAGTTTTTTGGTAATATCCAGTTACTTAGAGGGCAAGGAATCTGAAAGTTTTCGAATCGTTTTAAATGATTTGTGGACAGGCAAGTTGGAAGATTCGAAATATCTGACGATTAAG TTGTTTCTCTGTGTAGTGCCAATATTTGGATTTCTGTTGAAAGTACCTGACGTCCATTTTCTGAATCTACCCGCAAAATTGAAGGCTTACTACACGTCACCAGCGACAAAGTTTATGCTCAATTTT TTGTCATATGGTTTCCATATACTCATCTTCAGCCATTTCTTGCTGACAGATTTCTCAAAGGCTGATCATTGGCTGGAAATTTCGATTTGGGAGAAGTTAGTGATCATCTGGGTGTTCGGTATGGCAATGGAAGAAATACGCCAG CTGACAGAGTTTGGCGCCATTGGTCCAGTGCAAATCCTACTGAATCTCGTGGAATATTACATATCTAACTGGAACAGCATTGACTGGATAATGATGTGGACATTCTATGTCGGTTTGATCCTAAGATTTACAGTCTCCGTCCAATTCTTCTACGTCGCTAGGATACTTTATTGCATATCTTTAATTCTGATGTATTTCCGTCTGTTACAATGCGCAACAATCTGGGAATATCTCGGACCAAAAGTCAGCATGATAAAAGTTATGATG ACACGAGACTTGCCACCATTTCTGATCGTTTTCTTTGTGTTCTTCATGAGCTTTGGTGTCGTGTATCATGCACTTCTTTATCCCAATGATTTCCTGTCACTGGACTTGGTGGCCGAAGTCCTGGCATTGCCCTATTGGCAACTTTACGGCGAGATACAACTGGACATAGTTGAAG GCGAAGCCGATCCAGGCTGCACTCGTAACATCAGCATCGCCAGAAGTAACCCGGATGTACAAAGATGTCCAGAAAGTGAAGATTACCCGTGGCTAGTTCCAATCCTGACAGGAATTTACATGCTGGTGTCCAACATCCTACTTCTCAATCTTCTTATCGCTGTGTTCAA TCAAACATATTCCGATGCCGAGCAAGAGTCGTCCAAAATCCACCGTTATAATCAGTACGGTCTCGTTGAAGAGTACCTGGCAAGACCCATACTACCACCGCCTTTGAACGTGGTGGAGTTGTTGATTCTTCGTCCAATAGCAACGCTCTTTATCTCCTGTCATTGGCAAATCCACAAGCAAGGTTATCGTTGCAGACCACACCTTTGTAATCTCTTCAAATTGCTGATCATGGAAAAAGAGGTCGATCCAGATTTATGGGAGAGATGCAGCGCCG GTCCTAGCATCTTTAAATACGGCCAGACCGTCAAAGAATACATTCAGATGCAACAGCGAGAGCTAGATCAGAGTGCGCAGGCGATAACAACTTCCGCGCAGAGGGAGCAGCCAATTGG gaATGACAAACTGGTCCGCCAAATGAACGAATTTCACCAGAAAATGAAGCAGACCGAAGAGAAGATAGAACTGTTACAGGATAGCATAGATAACCTCGAACAAAGAATAGTTGGAAAACTACTTGAGAACCAGAGTCAAATTTTATCCCGAATGTTGGGTGAATACACGGAGAAACAAGGAAACCAATTGAGTTCACTAACACGAAGATTATCAATGACGTCACAGACGTCTCTCGTTAATCCAGAACAGAATGATCAGATTTTGTCGGAACTGAACGATCTAAAGACATCTACAAAATCGGCTTGGGCTAGGTTAACCAATTCAGTGAAGAAGAATCGAAGACTTTTGAAAGATGTTATTGAGGAAAATGAACAACGAAAGACACACATTCCGGAAGACGAATGA